From one Triticum urartu cultivar G1812 chromosome 3, Tu2.1, whole genome shotgun sequence genomic stretch:
- the LOC125548641 gene encoding uncharacterized protein LOC125548641 has product MAETQPRSPPPSWSAIPLDLASLVLRLLPAYADRARFAAVCPQWRDVAQQFLRLHPPLPLLALPDGTFYSLPYAKPFRFPGFGFAGYQGVCGSWLVFPRDDECFLHDPFARATVRLPPLSRVRLRPPNAVQKWTKWEDGERSPDPYTTWMHIEDMEGKLRMSKIILCSPNLVAALVGVGRPCHLPICHPGGPSQILMCQPGASSWSVRAYDRCRLYEDMAFYQGKLYAIANDENLFVVNISQDQCTGDPQVSRVGQVIKGDPWQTVASEGDNAPGKKLYLVESRGKLLMVCRKIWVPELEDGDFSFGNEFEVFEADFEHSRWVKVTTVGDDQVLFLGRRCSRAVSVSQYGLPGDRIFFLDDDEVNRVKYGYDENTFCSAYNMRDGKVSSPHPMISWKRCDEMCLAAWLFPQD; this is encoded by the coding sequence ATGGCGGAGACGCAgccgcgctcgccgccgccgtcgtggTCGGCCATCCCGCTGGACCTGGCAAGCCTGGTGCTCCGCCTCCTCCCCGCCTATGCCGACCGCGCCCGCTTCGCCGCCGTGTGCCCGCAGTGGCGCGACGTCGCGCAGCAGTTCCTCCGCCTGCacccgccgctgccgctgctcgCGCTCCCGGACGGCACCTTCTACAGCCTCCCCTACGCCAAGCCCTTCCGCTTCCCGGGATTCGGCTTCGCCGGGTACCAGGGCGTCTGCGGCAGCTGGCTCGTCTTCCCGCGCGACGACGAGTGCTTCCTGCATGACCCGTTCGCCAGGGCAACCGTCAGGCTCCCTCCTCTCTCGCGCGTCCGGCTGCGTCCTCCAAACGCAGTCCAGAAATGGACAAAATGGGAAGACGGGGAGCGCTCCCCCGACCCTTACACCACATGGATGCATATAGAGGACATGGAAGGGAAGCTGCGCATGAGCAAGATAATATTGTGCTCTCCCAACCTTGTTGCTGCTCTGGTCGGTGTTGGAAGGCCCTGTCACCTTCCAATATGCCATCCAGGAGGCCCCAGTCAGATTCTAATGTGCCAGCCGGGGGCCTCGTCGTGGTCAGTACGCGCGTACGACAGGTGTAGGCTTTATGAAGACATGGCGTTCTACCAGGGCAAGCTCTACGCCATTGCCAATGATGAGAACCTCTTTGTGGTGAACATCAGCCAGGACCAATGCACCGGGGATCCACAGGTTTCTCGAGTTGGACAGGTCATCAAGGGTGATCCCTGGCAGACAGTTGCGTCCGAAGGTGACAATGCACCCGGCAAGAAGCTCTACCTGGTTGAATCACGCGGTAAATTGCTGATGGTATGCAGGAAGATTTGGGTTCCTGAACTTGAAGACGGAGATTTTTCTTTCGGGAATGAGTTTGAGGTATTCGAGGCTGACTTTGAGCATTCACGGTGGGTGAAGGTGACAACTGTGGGGGATGACCAGGTGCTGTTTCTTGGGAGAAGGTGCTCCAGGGCTGTCTCTGTGTCTCAGTATGGGTTGCCGGGTGATCGCATCTTTTTCTTGGATGATGACGAAGTGAATCGTGTGAAATACGGCTATGATGAGAACACCTTTTGCAGTGCCTATAACATGAGAGACGGCAAGGTCTCTTCCCCTCACCCAATGATCTCCTGGAAACGTTGTGATGAGATGTGTCTTGCAGCATGGCTCTTCCCTCAGGACTGA
- the LOC125548642 gene encoding probable L-type lectin-domain containing receptor kinase S.5, which translates to MLGPGYHNLLLGALLLLFFTMISSGAARDDVVAYSFATINSTTADGLTVVTNQSQVVSGPTLFGIDHPTLSAVNESAGFVVLSRTVELWRGGDGRQGPPRQASFNTSFTMDGTSPVAFVVLLDRFPTYKGKFISVTTFVSGPGDPTERGSNRFATVEVGTVKSYAPESPRVGLNVTVTPSGATPMVTVWIDYHAVLSRLGVFVAPTGRTKPREQLVGDSAVNLTGRTNQSAFVGFSASRVAYVLSGVRGWDLTVERFSPAAEKDDNKKSWLVILLAVLGSVASTAAVVAAVGFYYNSRYRRWKKDLEQLAKSMQRLPGMPCRIDFSDIKKATKNFDGTMKLGSGTFGSVYRCRLPAAPETGRPEMEVAVKKFTRNDDRRFDDFLEEVSVINRLRHKNIVPLIGWSYHGGEPLLIFELMPNGSLDQHLFHLKTPILLWDTRYAIVRDIATGLHYVHHEYEPAVLHRDIKASNIMLDSTFGARLGDFGIACTVPLDRNSVTGLAGTQGYIAPEYACSYRATRETDIYAFGVVVLEIVTGRRALDRDVPSEGHITDWIWRFHWEGKLLDAMDPVLAIAGFDDDDAKRLMLLGLACTNPNPSNRPSMLEVVQVITKLKLPPAVPPKKPTFVWPPQGWSSYNSYFSTETSTIYASGSSTKARHV; encoded by the exons ATGTTGGGTCCGGGATATCATAACCTTCTTCTAGGAGCTCTCCTGTTGCTCTTCTTTACGATGATCTCCTCCGGGGCGGCGCGGGACGACGTCGTGGCCTATAGCTTCGCCACCATCAACAGTACCACGGCCGACGGCTTGACGGTCGTCACCAACCAGTCACAGGTAGTATCAGGTCCAACCCTGTTCGGCATCGACCACCCGACTCTCTCCGCGGTGAACGAGTCCGCCGGGTTCGTGGTCCTCTCGCGGACAGTCGAGCTCTGGCGCGGCGGTGATGGCCGGCAGGGACCTCCCCGCCAGGCATCCTTCAACACAAGCTTCACCATGGACGGGACCTCCCCTGTGGCGTTCGTCGTCCTCCTCGACAGGTTCCCGACGTATAAGGGAAAGTTTATCAGCGTGACGACGTTCGTCTCGGGCCCCGGCGACCCCACGGAGCGCGGCAGCAACCGCTTTGCCACCGTCGAGGTTGGCACGGTGAAGTCGTACGCCCCGGAGTCTCCACGCGTGGGCCTCAACGTCACCGTCACGCCCAGCGGCGCGACGCCGATGGTGACCGTGTGGATCGACTACCATGCCGTGCTGTCCCGCCTCGGAGTCTTCGTCGCCCCCACCGGCCGGACTAAGCCCCGCGAGCAGCTCGTCGGCGACTCGGCCGTCAACTTGACGGGTCGCACCAACCAGTCCGCGTTCGTCGGCTTCTCGGCCTCCAGGGTGGCCTATGTCCTCTCCGGCGTCCGCGGCTGGGATCTAACGGTGGAGAGGTTCTCGCCGGCCGCCGAGAAGGATGATAATAAGAAGTCATGGCTGGTGATACTGCTCGCCGTTCTAGGATCTGTGGCTTCCACGGCTGCCGTGGTCGCCGCCGTCGGTTTTTACTACAACTCCAGGTACAGGAGGTGGAAGAAGGACCTGGAGCAGCTGGCCAAGTCCATGCAACGACTCCCGGGGATGCCATGCCGGATCGACTTCTCCGACAttaagaaggccacgaagaacTTCGACGGCACAATGAAGTTGGGATCGGGAACCTTTGGCTCCGTGTACAGATGCAGGCTTCCTGCAGCACCAGAGACGGGTCGTCCAGAAATGGAGGTGGCCGTCAAGAAGTTCACGCGAAACGACGACCGCCGCTTCGACGACTTCCTGGAGGAGGTCAGCGTCATCAACCGTCTGCGCCACAAGAACATCGTCCCTCTCATCG GTTGGTCTTACCATGGAGGGGAGCCCCTCCTCATCTTTGAGCTCATGCCCAATGGCAGCTTGGACCAACATCTCTTCCATCTAAAAACACCAATTCTCCTATGGGACACCCGCTATGCCATCGTGAGGGATATAGCCACCGGCTTGCACTACGTACATCATGAGTATGAGCCCGCGGTTCTTCATCGTGACATCAAGGCGAGCAACATCATGCTCGATTCCACCTTTGGTGCCCGCCTGGGTGACTTCGGCATTGCCTGCACGGTCCCTCTCGACCGTAACTCCGTGACCGGCCTAGCCGGGACACAAGGCTACATAGCGCCGGAGTATGCCTGTAGCTACAGAGCTACGAGGGAGACTGACATCTACGCGTTCGGTGTCGTCGTCCTCGAGATCGTGACCGGTAGACGGGCGCTCGACAGGGATGTCCCGTCTGAAGGTCACATAACGGACTGGATATGGCGTTTCCATTGGGAGGGAAAGTTGCTCGATGCCATGGATCCCGTGCTTGCCATTGCGGGGTTCGACGATGATGATGCCAAACGCCTAATGCTGCTTGGCTTGGCATGCACCAACCCAAACCCGTCGAACCGGCCAAGCATGCTAGAAGTGGTGCAGGTTATCACCAAGTTAAAGTTACCGCCGGCCGTGCCTCCTAAGAAACCAACGTTTGTGTGGCCTCCACAAGGATGGAGTTCATATAACTCTTATTTTAGCACAGAGACAAGTACAATTTATGCAAGTGGCTCATCAACCAAGGCCAGACATGTGTAG